atatagcgcGACGTTTTGGTGACATCTAGCAtatatcagtaaaaaaatatagcgtgATATTTTGTTGAAATCTAGTATCTATGAGTGTGAGGACTATGAACGAGTCCGGCTTCCGTTAATCGATGTATACTTTGGCAAATaccttacttatttattaagtataaaaaatgtatttactacataataataatatgcttaaTTGTACTATCCACAAGCATGCTTTTATATTGTAACATCGTATTgcaaaagatatttattatgtacattacgTTACTTTGAACTCTTAAATGACAAGGTCAAAAAGTTATATCGAATTTCCAAAGTCttctgtattttaaaattaattaagtgtGCGATAaagcaaatttaattaatttcgacgttaaaaataattattcaaatgctAACTCTGTCCATGCGGAATTGTACTTACTTCCTTCCCGCTATATTTTGAAACATGCCTCGAAATCTGATAATCAATTGCTATGTTATGTGTGTACACATTatcacaatgtttttattatagatataaacaagttaataaaatataataaatatgggGCGTCCGTAATTATcgtaatatgataaaaaataattgaaaaataatctaGCCAAGATTCGTTTTAATAGTAATCGTTTgagctcgcagcttcgcccacgCAATTTATCCTTAGCAGAATAAAAGTCCCATTGTACTATTTGCAGGATAAAAATACGTACACTATATGTTAACCCAGATATCTACGtgcaaaattacatttaaatccaTGCGTTTATACTGTatcatttttagttttattagataatagaaaaataggTCAGTTATCGAACCAAATTGCCTGCAAATCAAGCCggataaaatacattttttaaaatttaacacgCCGTATTAGATACGTTTTATAAACAAGCTAAGGACGCGCATTATTACCAACATTCTCCACGAGTGTTAAGCGTATTGTAGGTTGTTAATTGTTTACGATAGTGTTGTTACCCGTGCAaatgaaacttaataaaaacgTGCGTCATATTTGCTTTGGAAACTAGTCGTTAAGTAAAACTATCGTGTGTATTGACCCTAAGCTagaaactgttttttattattattttgtattacggCGAAAATCTAGGTGGATTGGACATGCAACACCCAAAACTACATAGTCTAAAAGttaagtttaaaatgaaaattaaccTCTAATATGACGATTATTActtcaaattgtattttttactacaGCCTTCGATTTCAGCATTTCCGAAAATTACTATTGGCCAGCGCATATACATATATGCAGACATGGTTTTAGGCTATGGTCTGGATATTATGACCatctaaacatattatgttgcattttcgtttatatttaaCGCGAAATCTAGAATCTTATTAATGCCTATACTATTTATTTCCCTCTCCGTAGCTTTATCAGCTAACCACGGTAAAGATTAAAATCGTACCAATATGTGGCCAATGCGCCGCTATCGCATTGATTTAACGCTTCCCAATTATCTGGCCGATTTTATCTTTGTAACTAGAAATACACAACAATGCAATATATCGCATTCTACTATCGATACGATATCGCCAATTGCCTATCGACctaaataatttgttatcaaTTCAAATCTTGCGGATATATCCatagaaaatgtaattaaatttattcttggaattttttattacaatgattaTGATAGTACTCGTATTTAGTTCCGTGTGTTCCGGCTGTAGAGCATAAAAGAAGATAATGAAAAAGTATGGTAAAATACAATTGATAAACTTATGAAAAACATTCTAATTCCAAAATATACAAAGCATAGACCCTTTCTTCGTCTATACCAAAAAAAGTCGATGAGCTTATTCTTCCAAAAATATAAGCTATCTAATTTAACTGGGATGGTATATTAGTCCTACATGTTCTACATGTGCTAATAATTAAGGAtacttaagttttatatattacataaatcgTGGCCCTTGCTTCGAGATATTACCTTAATTTTCTGTTCCAGACAAGACCAAAAGAAATATACAACCTGGGTGCACAGTCTCACGTGAAAGTTTCCTTCGAGTTGAGTGAGTATACGGCGCAGGTAGACGCCCTGGGCACGCTCAGGCTGCTGGAGGCGGTCAGGGCAGCAGGTTTGGAAAAGGAGACCAAGATATACCAGGCGTCGACATCTGAACTGTACGGAAAGGTGGTAGAAGTACCGCAAAATGAAAAGACGCCGTTCTATCCGAGATCTCCGTATGgtatgtttattataacattaactgACATTTGCTCTCGCTCCGCCGTGAacaagtttttccgggataaaactcccgctttatattttcccggaataaaatggaccctatattttaagtttaaccCCTAGTAATACATTGGTGAAACgagcattcaattccatgcagtcgTTTTTGCATGACGGGTGTACAAACATGcagattgtaaaaaaatgtaaaactgcAGTTTTAGCTTCTACTTCTCTAATAAAGTTCGCTTGGAGTAGTTTTTCCTCAATAACTATAAAGTAGAGACATTCTATTTGTAtagataatatgataaatatcttatatgttaatataattcaataaatttaattaagattaaACTTATAAAAGTGTGGAATCTTGATTTAGATATGGCATAGATGTAGgtatgataatttttatatttccgttattatataacttacatttatttaaaaaataattttagtataccTTCTTTTGtgcatttacaaaaaaaacaacaaatattataattttccttcAGTGGTTTAATCAAGCCCTGTACCATTCTTAATCCTTACTACTTCAATTCAAAGTAGAAATCTAATCTCAATTAACATAAGATGAGCcattaaattgatttgattttgcCAATGAACAACACCTCCCCCAatgaccacgaaagctgcaaagtcttcgaaacatcgggagaagtCCAAAAtattaaaccgcgataaaattgtttaattttaatgtcgaacattcgcgtaaacgtaagaaatcattataagacGAGCTATATGATCTTCTGGAATAGCAAGCGTTTGCTAACATTTGCAAAGTGTTATGGATACGAGACAATACGAATATGGACACAATAGCTTATGTTTGATAACAAAGTTCAATTCAAACTGCCCATTATGCAATGTATTATGCCGTCATCGGATGTCCGGCATCTGATATTCAAAAACTATTTGTTAACCGACGATAACGTAGTTGGGAATAGAACGGGCTGCCAAAATAAAAGTCGCGAGTTCGAATCTAGTTCCCAAGAGACTCGCCTCGAACTTTTCTAAGTAACGTGTCTAATAGGGCCTATAGTGTCTATAACGTAGCTAATAGGGCTCTGTAgttgtgaaggaaaacatcattagccaaatatatttttttcttaactcCTACGAATTTCTTCGCAATGACAgccttaattttaataagaaaaagatTCCATGAGGCAATAAAGATAATGCCGACATTAGCCTGAACTTGtatgaacataaatattaacGAGTTTTATCCACTAAATCTCATTAACCCCAATAGCTACAATAAACTAGGTAAACACAGAACAATTTGtgtgacatttttattaaacgtttAAGAATTTTTCAATGGTTTCAAGCTGCATTAGAGACAGTCGGCGACATTTTCTGTTTTAAATGTCTAATTACAGAGAATAGAAGGCATCATAATCCCATATAAtagtatcaaaaatatatgttttttgcATGCACCAAACTCtgtttagtattatttaatatagaatataaaaatagtaaacacAATCAAGCTCGTATAGTAAACaatcaataaacaatctcaataGTAAACAGAGATAGCCCAATAACTAAAACCTTGACATTAGAAAGTTTCACAGATAGGAAACATAGAATGATTAAAATATTCCAGTTAGGTTTGGGATCCAACATGCCCCTAATGTTTATTTCACCAGACAGAAAGTCTACTGCTGATCACACGCCTCTCCAAAAGATTTGGAGATATCTTGAGGCATctgaattgttttataaatccaaatacatattctacatttattttgtagcGTGCGCAAAGCTATACGGGTATTGGATAGTAGTGAACTACAGAGAGGCGTATGGCATGTTCGCGTGCAACGGACTCCTGTTCAACCACGAGAGCCCGCGACGGGGAGAGAACTTCGTCACGAGGAAGATCACCCGTGGAGTCGCCAAGATCACTCTCGGTCTACTCCCGTGCATAGAGCTTGGGAATCTGGATAGTAAACGAGATTGGGGACACGCTAAAGATTATGTTGAGGTAATTCATTAattcaatagaaaataataataaaatataatactatgcATATTGGTAACGGACCTTCTCTACTACCGAGAGTGCGTGATTCATCATGCTGATAAAGTGTGTGGGCAGCGATAAAATTTATACTGCATAGAAGCAgctatatgaaatatttatttataaagatgtaAAATCCCAGGCTAAACTTGTACAAAACCCGTAGTACCGGACTGCTAGACCTGGGAATACTGACTTCAGCCTCTAATATAGGCCCACTGTACAAGCATAAATGTGTCGATAGGCGATGGATATACATATCTCTCATTTTCATAATCATGCACTGGAGTAACTTGGCCTGcccatataaaacattttttatccaTCAGGCAATGTGGCTGATGCTGCAACAGGACGAGCCGGAGGACTTCGTGGTGGCCACGGGGGAGACTCACAGCGTGCGCGAGTTCGTGGAGAAGGCGTTCGCGTGCGTGTCGCGGCGCGTGCAGTGGCGCGGCCGCGGCGAGGCCGAGACCGGCCACGACGCCGACACCGGCCAGCTGCTCGTCAAGGTCAACCCGAAGTACTTCCGCCCCACTGAAGTGGTGAGTTACCGTCTTTTAGCATGGAGTTTACTGCAGTTTTATCGGGTTACCATACAGTATACAGGGGTAGCAAGGAGGGAAGGaagagtatttttttgtatcatgGAATCGATGCAGTTTACATTGGGCTACCTTTCGAATACAGGGGTAGCAAGGAGCGAAGAGTATGGGAATGTGAATGTATTCTTAAAGTAGgagttaaaaaaagtataagacAATGTTTGCAACTTCACAAGTCTCAATGTGTTGATGGAATTATGAGATATACACTTTACACACTACGTGTCTCGTGTTgccatttttttatcactttggaaattcgaataattaataattattatttgtttcatatgctaaattaaaaattggGTCGATGCATTTTTTAACCACTAAAATACAGATATCTCGGGCACAGGGACGGACTTGGCTTTGGGGGGTCGTCcacattttatatgtatttattttcacctaCTCTGACGTTAAATCTACTTTATTACTTGGCTAACGTATATTTCAGGACCTTCTCCTGGGTGATCCGACGAAAGCTAGAGAGAAACTGGGCTGGACGCCAAAACTGACGTTCGACCAGCTGGTGAAGGACATGGTGGAAGCAGACCTTGAGCTGATGAAGCGGAACCCTGAAGCGTAGGTCCAGAAGTAAGATGAAATGACTGATCGATGTATGCTGAGCATGCCGCATGAATGGGATCGGAATAGTAGTGCTATAGCTATAATTTAACATAGCGGGTGTTTGCATGTctggttttgtttttagtagGTTACCTAATAGGtgatataatcattatttttgattGCCAAAAACATTCATCTTTGAAGAAAAAGGGTGGGATTGTTCACTTATAGCAAAGTGTTTACACACGGTTTTGGTCTGTgtccatttatgttttaaaatatatactggtGCAATAAAATCACAGAAATCATCGAAAAAACGGTGTAACAAGTTGTTCGATATACACACTACACACGCAAACATCTCGATATTTAGCTTTAGTTAACTCGCTTGCGCTTTAGATGAGGTTTCGGGTAGGCTAAAGTAACATGCTTGTATAATTAATCaaacattattatgaaattctaatgaaattaataatgttcatGCTTCGTAGttgaattttcttattttgtacCTTTTGGTTGCTAATATTTTCAAAGTAGCGCCTGAAATTATTCGtcaacatagtttttttttggtttgtatAAACAGCTGGTAGTAGCTtcgacaattatttttgttttgcattttttttaagcaTTGACTGACTTACTTACTTTTCATAGTAATCTATATTAATTCTTGtcataatatatactaatatttaaagcttaaagtttgttgtttgttaaacttgtttaaacatttttacgttgtcggagccgcaggcaaagactattttataataaaaagtattctcTATAATAAAGTTagcgatattttaaatttgttaaaaaggtACCTATTGAGATTTAATAGGAAACAGTTCATACATATTCATATACAATACGTAAAGAAATTACCCCTTTTTAAACACATTGTGCGCTATGTAAGGATGTAAGATTTGACATAATTCAATTGCATATAGGAGTacagagaaataaaattatatacaaatatattgaatcgacgatcgaatttcgaccacaaataaaattaaaacctataaatacaaaattaatgcaATAGCTGTTTAATTCGAAATCTAATAGTAAAATTTGTTTTCAGCCAAATGGGACCCGAAGGACATTTAGTCAAAAAGGAAAGTGAGAATGTATTAGAAGACAATGTGTGTGCCGCTCGGGGCATGTAGGTACACCAGGTGTGGATTCAGAACGCTGTGGGGGACAAAACAATATACAATCCAATACATGTATCTTATGTCACAAAGAAAAATCTGTTAtctcgacggttgaaaggctgaTTGACATAAGCAACGTTTTTTTCGAAcatttttaactaggttaaaaaaatcaagaattttttttttttatatcattcgtttgttagcctggcagggccggcttatacaaacacaccggtcttgcgggtgcgtgctttaggcactgcgagccttTAGGTAGCtgtgctgagggcgaccctctaaaaggtcacgacctcggctcaggacagCTAGACAAAGGTtgagacatcagcgattatgggtAGAGAGAGAGAGGTGCGCAAGCGACCTAAGTCTACCTAGTTTACATCGGCActcgggccggaattatcagaaggatCTGGGGGACGGGAGACGCGGCGGAGTCCTCGGCCGCGAGGACGGAGCTGCGGTCGTGTTGAGTGTAAaagaaaaagtgctgattttaaatatgtatgaaacttagtgtcgcataaaaattgtcgcttaagacaattagcttttcaactgTCGATGTAGTTCGTTTTCATTTATGTTGAACAGGTTGACGGCCagttatgtattttgtttgcagGCATAGCGGTTACAACTGTTATCTGAAATTTTAAGTTGGTTTTAAAACCATCAAAaaggcatttatttatttttgttttgcccATTTTTGTCTAATTCGAATCTGATGCCCAAATCACTAAGTGGTGGTAGGTCGACATTCTAAAAATTCCTAGAAAACACAGGCAAGTATCAGCTATTTTGTTTAGTTGTAGGTTATAATAGtgtcatataattattatgtctaaTGCGcacattattatcattttttttgttattgctaaATAAAGGGACGAGCGAATTGCTCGAGTGATAAGCATCAGGGCCGAAAACTGAAATATACAGCACTGCGTGGAATACTGCACTCGTCAGACTGTAACGTTAGATGTTAACCGTACCATGTACAGTCAACCGCAAAAGCAGctgaacaaatacaaaacttcaTATTACCAGCACGAGttaattttattggattttctttgtttgaagtaaaataaatatcttttatttttgtttttttttttttatgaacacaAATGTGTATTGGTAATTTGAAGTGTTTAATTGTTAATACTTATGTATGTGACTGTACAACGTGGTAACTCTCCTATTTCGCAAATGTCGActcgtttttttatatagagTTAAGTGGTACTTTGCacgaattacataatattacataaaaaaagaattaaaatattgtggtCTTCCCAAATGAGgttaagtataatattgtttatatctcTACTTCAAGACTACAACGAACACTGCTTGTATGCTTTATATGACCTAAATCATGACCAATGTTATCTTGTATAGACTgttagtatgttatttaattaaaactactataattatttgataaaaaaaatctatctgtaattattttatgttgaataaaatgtcTTTCGGCTTGTATTGGGCGATCATAAactgtttgtattttaaatacagttaAATGTGTGTTTTAGTGGACTTTTACGAATTTGTagtatattctttataatttaagaatttaaaatgtgtaaacaatttatgtttttatattatttaaattttattaatgactaGCTTAGGCTCACGGCTTCGGCcgcgtgaaagattttccgggataaaattcccgcttgatattttcccgggatagaaagtaccctataatcttcccagggtcttaaactatcttcataccaaattttcaTTCAGTagcttttgagaaaatcgataccatacagacagaaaagagggaatttatttgataatatgttTAGATAGATATATTCAAATACAAAGGTCGCACACTCAGCTGTGCTctcaataaatatacaaattactatCCACATTATACAGGTGTTCAATACCTAAAACAATTAACATAAGCATTGTGAAACATGCCCTTAATGCATAATAaagaattttgtaatattagccTGGCATTTAGGCCGCCGCAGTCTGCagcaacattaaaaaaactgaATAAGTTGCGAGTTGAATGCGCAGCCAGGGTTGCGTACAAACTAATAGGAaaggtttatatatatatttacggtTCTCAgatatttttcctttacatgtaaAGGAACAAATGTAAGATATTGagtcttgccaaatttcatgaatCTAGATCAACGGGAAGTGggctttaggttttgattccctaataaattcataaacagTTGCCTTTTGATCGCGTTAACTTAATGttagattttttcacagctgaaaaaGATAATAGACCAGTGTATTAGCTACCGCCATATCAGCCGTATCAATGATACGGGGCCCCCGAGCTTTGGGACCcatcttggcccatacctatattaaactaagcaggcgccTAAAAGTTCGCACTGTCCTGAAGAGTCcctaacaaatttaaatataggaCCCCTGTTATGGTAAGCTGCGCTACTGATTCATCTTGATACCTCGAGCTTCTGAGAAAAAGGTtcttgacagacagacggactACATAGTGATCCTATAAGAATTCTTTTGGTATGGAACGCAAACAGCTATTTACTTATATTCCGCTCGTTTATGTAATGTCATGCCTATTGGTGAATTTGGCTAGGTCaggaaaaataatgtaaaaataccCGATACATTTGCTTAGATTTTACTTTACAAATTTGTCTggtttcatacaaaatgtatgaaactgAATAAAGGAGCTACAGCCTAATCCGATGATACAGCCTAATCCAGATATATCGACCATAACAATACCACAGCAAAAGCAACAAAATTGTGCACCAAACGCATAACATTCatgaatatgtatttatatgcgTATGCGCACACTGAGTACGGAGAAAGAGAATGTAATGAGGTCGTGTGCGTTAGcctttaattattgtataaattaacacTTGTTTGTATGTGTAACGTTGACGGGGATATACTGACATTCCGttgtatacataattattgttcGGAATATTGTAAGCcaagaataatatatattaactgCTTTGCTAATAAACGTTGTATATGTACGATATACTATTTTGGTTTATGTTTAGTTTAAAGGTtacgtatttaaatattgtatcacTGAtagatatacttataattatatataacgaTTATTAACAAGGCCTTTAGTATATAACGTAAGCACATGCcagtatttgttttaaatgtaaatatacgtTTGTAAAATTGAGttgtttgtttcattaaaagtagcacatttttttttctttcagttTCAATCCTGCTCTTAAAACTATGTATTATAGTgtaactattgaataaataGATAAGCGATATTATAACCATTGAATGGCTAGTTACTATCGACTGCCATTTGATGTCAACACTTGAATACCTCTTTATAAAAGCGCAGAGTCGAAACTCCATcatatcgtattttttataagtagcaCTAATGCGCGCGTATTCGCACACTTTTACACTTAGTagtgactagcttttgctcgcggcttcgcccgtgtggaggtattttgtgtttttttttaccgacttacttgatatgtatatgatcaaattacacataatcattataaattgtagcctatgtgttatcgGAATAGCAATCACCATACTACTATCATAATGTATAACCgaattactgtaaagtttcatccaaatccgtttagtagttttttcgtgaaagaggaacaaacaccATGCATACACAGACAACCATCCTCGcaaactttcgcgtttataatattaataggaagTAGGATGATGATATTGTACCTTATCAAGAATCTTTTTTCtccactaaaataaaattcagagtTTAGTTTAGATAAAGAaagatgaatatttaaattgatgtCAATGTGTAGACGCATTTTAAGAatcgaatttgttcagctactattgtggctgactgtacaataaaaaaaatgtggaatGTCCCGACCTCCTCGTGGTCAACCACTACTCTATTCTTACGTGTGCCAAATtctattaataaagaataaccATGGAATTCTGATCTACACTGTATCATAATGTGACCACTTTACGGATAACTTGACACTGTCAATGTCGAATGATTCAGCGGTTTTGGTAGTTATTTGGTGATCACTATAACCAATTTGTTTCACCATTTACTGCTTCTTATTTTGTATTATGCAATCATTATAGCATTCAGATACTTCTTAAATACCCTACAAAGCCCCCATGGGACTGCAACACTGGGTAcccgacaaaaaaaaaacaattacacttccaatatttattataaaaaaatcacagtgATCATTCTACACTAACTGTTTTATTGCACAAAAATtctaatatgaaattttaaaaacatagaaaagtACTTGCATcacaatatttactttaaagtcAATAGACatcaaatttataacaattattatacctattgatttgattgtacaaaaattatggaatacatattattatttaatatattatacacaacACAGCAACTAAGTTGCAAGGTcaggaaagtggatgcaccacTTGTGACTCTgaataccccttcggggataaaaaagATCTGAGTGTGTATGTATATGCTATAGAAAATACACTTTACAAGACATAAAAACACAGCCGTAAAATCCAAGCGTTAtacacaagtaaaaaaaaatgaaaaaaaaaacttaaaaattttacaaataatgtatgcgtaaaattttataaatttaaaatcgattgaatcgagtaaaaaaaaattattaatataataatataactattctTTGGTAAATACACATTAGTACATGGCCATTTTCTTAGTAACTGGTTACTGAGCCAAAGACCAATCCACTGAGTTTCACTCACTGGATCTACTCATAACTAAGTCCCTGCATACGCCAGTAATAAATAGCACCGTTAAGTTCCCCTGGCTTTTTCAGGCGAGACCATTTCTGGATCTGGTGTATGTGTCTGTATTACTCAGATGGCGTGTCGCAATATATTCATGgtccataataattattatataatattaggacCTATGaatttattgctaaaaataatgttaattaagatAAACTGATTTAATAAGTACatagattgtaacaaaattaaaatttatataaattttcagtGTATTGATGCTATGCATATCAATAGTCGATATTTTGATCTCTTTTTCCACCGTAATGATTTGTCATGAAAGCTATTTATTACATCTTATAAAAGTATGTGTCATTAATAAATAGCTTTCATTGCCATACATCGCATCAGTTCTCAAGActtcaaaaatatgttaatttaaaataccacACAAGAcggattattttaaattctaaaatttttaGTACCAACAGATTGTACATAGACAATATGTTGTTCTGTTTTAATACAATATCGAAGGTCAATAACAAGACTACACATTCAAAAaaggtaaattataaatataaattgaaaggaTCAGACAAGGATCCTGCGCGCCATGTATGCAAGGCCTCTcgcatataaaaatactttaagttTGTGTCtcttaaactataaaataaattattaacattttgctAAATCACAATATAATGATACGTCCAGACCTGACGAATGTGCGTTGATGGACAAGGCCTCTTCACTGCAATCGTCAAGAAGTTTGGGATTTTAGCGGTCTCAAACcactattttgaataataaatgatcGAAACCGCGTAGGACTTAGAATATTTAATTCTGATCTTTTCAATCGTTTCAATATTGACTTAGGTTTTGGTGGTGTGGGGCCGTTTTCTTTAACATCTTTGGTAGCCTTCGTTCGTCTACTTCGTCTAGGTTCTGGTGATGCAATACTGTTATCTACCTTATAACTTTTTCGAGTTTTTCTGTTATTCTGGTTAAATCCTACTGTTGAGTCCATACTTGCCTTGGTTGGATTATGTGTCTGTGGTTCTATTTGCATTGTATTTGACGTTTTTGTCATCGTTTTACTTTGAACTTTTTTGGGCGATCTTTGTTCGTTTTCGTTTTTATTGCCATTgcggtattttttattatcagtaATTCTTTTATTAGGACATTTAGTTTTAACAATGAAATCCTTGTTTTTGAATTCATTTCTTGTAACTATTTTAGTTATTTCTAGTGAtgatttatcatttaatttacttttagacCATTTCGAAGTTTTTCGTCGTATATCCTGTTTTatcgttttgttatttatgtttaaccTAGATTTTTGCGATTTATTAGGTAATCCTTTCTTATGCGCTTTGGTTTTTTCCAAGATCGTTTTGATCCGTGAGATATTTTCGGTAACAATTTCTTTATCAATACCATCCTCTTGTTCTATCACATATTTTGGCGTCAAAATAGTACGGGAGCCCTTTTCAACAGGTTTTCGTACTCTTGAGATAACTCTCGTAGGCAGAGCCTCGAAGTTTTTGGTAAGATCCAATTTTGCATCAGTTTTTCTTCTTCtcctttttgaaaataaattgttatcttCTTGtgaattgttttcattttcagAATCACTTGAAAAAACATAAGTGTCATTTTTAAGATTCGATTTTACTAATTGTTTGATTTCTTCACAAGTTGGTAAATCACCTTCAGTATACTTTAGCACTGTCCTTTTTTTAGGTGTAGCGTCCACATCCGAGCTATCACTGGGCATTCTGTGAAAAATTTTCATGGCGTTGTTTCCAGCATCTAATAGTTTTTCTGTCTTTATATTACTACTTTTATTTCCATTCTTACCGACATCGTCGTTAatagttttaatgaaatttaaaaaatggaaatGCACAGTATTATAATCTATTCTCTAAtgatcagtattaattataatattattataagttaacaCAATGTGCTGTATCAGTCCAGCTAGATGTATAAACATTTCCAGACGATTTTACGGGTTTCGTTCTATTCGGGTTAATC
The nucleotide sequence above comes from Manduca sexta isolate Smith_Timp_Sample1 chromosome 11, JHU_Msex_v1.0, whole genome shotgun sequence. Encoded proteins:
- the LOC115450789 gene encoding GDP-mannose 4,6 dehydratase isoform X1, which codes for MSGEGSSSNNNQKIALITGITGQDGSYLAEFLIEKGYEVHGILRRSSSFNTGRIQHLYGQPACHTGGRMHLHYGDLTDTTCLISIITKTRPKEIYNLGAQSHVKVSFELSEYTAQVDALGTLRLLEAVRAAGLEKETKIYQASTSELYGKVVEVPQNEKTPFYPRSPYACAKLYGYWIVVNYREAYGMFACNGLLFNHESPRRGENFVTRKITRGVAKITLGLLPCIELGNLDSKRDWGHAKDYVEAMWLMLQQDEPEDFVVATGETHSVREFVEKAFACVSRRVQWRGRGEAETGHDADTGQLLVKVNPKYFRPTEVDLLLGDPTKAREKLGWTPKLTFDQLVKDMVEADLELMKRNPEAQMGPEGHLVKKESENVLEDNVCAARGM
- the LOC115450789 gene encoding GDP-mannose 4,6 dehydratase isoform X2 codes for the protein MSGEGSSSNNNQKIALITGITGQDGSYLAEFLIEKGYEVHGILRRSSSFNTGRIQHLYGQPACHTGGRMHLHYGDLTDTTCLISIITKTRPKEIYNLGAQSHVKVSFELSEYTAQVDALGTLRLLEAVRAAGLEKETKIYQASTSELYGKVVEVPQNEKTPFYPRSPYACAKLYGYWIVVNYREAYGMFACNGLLFNHESPRRGENFVTRKITRGVAKITLGLLPCIELGNLDSKRDWGHAKDYVEAMWLMLQQDEPEDFVVATGETHSVREFVEKAFACVSRRVQWRGRGEAETGHDADTGQLLVKVNPKYFRPTEVDLLLGDPTKAREKLGWTPKLTFDQLVKDMVEADLELMKRNPEA
- the LOC115450792 gene encoding lipase 1, with the protein product MKIFHRMPSDSSDVDATPKKRTVLKYTEGDLPTCEEIKQLVKSNLKNDTYVFSSDSENENNSQEDNNLFSKRRRRKTDAKLDLTKNFEALPTRVISRVRKPVEKGSRTILTPKYVIEQEDGIDKEIVTENISRIKTILEKTKAHKKGLPNKSQKSRLNINNKTIKQDIRRKTSKWSKSKLNDKSSLEITKIVTRNEFKNKDFIVKTKCPNKRITDNKKYRNGNKNENEQRSPKKVQSKTMTKTSNTMQIEPQTHNPTKASMDSTVGFNQNNRKTRKSYKVDNSIASPEPRRSRRTKATKDVKENGPTPPKPKSILKRLKRSELNILSPTRFRSFIIQNSGLRPLKSQTS